A genomic window from Chitinophaga pollutisoli includes:
- a CDS encoding ACP phosphodiesterase → MNYLAHAYLSFHDPDVTAGQLIADFVKGKKVDDYPAPLRKGILLHRALDAYTDQHPASKTARDIFRPSSGLYGGVFLDVVYDHFLANDPARFTRPALERFAQEVYAAVDERLPLLPAAFRQMFAFMQSQNWLYHYHERDAILRSFGGIVRRSKYFQQPATVPYSVFTARYTDFRDCYNAFIRDAENFMKTLTKELS, encoded by the coding sequence ATGAATTATCTCGCGCACGCATATTTATCTTTTCATGATCCGGATGTAACTGCCGGGCAGCTGATCGCCGATTTCGTTAAAGGGAAAAAAGTGGATGATTACCCCGCCCCCCTCCGCAAAGGGATCCTCCTCCACCGGGCGCTCGACGCATATACCGATCAGCATCCCGCCTCCAAAACCGCCCGCGACATCTTCCGCCCCAGCTCCGGGCTTTACGGCGGCGTGTTCCTCGACGTGGTCTACGACCACTTCCTGGCCAACGACCCCGCCCGCTTCACCCGCCCGGCGCTCGAACGCTTCGCGCAGGAAGTCTACGCCGCGGTAGACGAACGGCTGCCCCTCCTCCCGGCCGCGTTCCGGCAGATGTTCGCTTTCATGCAAAGCCAGAACTGGCTTTACCATTATCATGAGCGCGACGCCATCTTGCGCAGCTTCGGCGGCATCGTGCGCCGGTCCAAATATTTCCAGCAGCCAGCCACCGTCCCTTACAGCGTTTTTACGGCCCGGTACACGGATTTCCGGGACTGCTACAACGCCTTCATCCGCGACGCCGAAAACTTTATGAAAACTCTGACAAAGGAGCTTTCCTAG
- a CDS encoding DUF2911 domain-containing protein has translation MNTLKSLIVIAGLAVCSLASFAQDKKMPPVDPSPMDMAYYPVMFPYVCKVKGEPGALVARAIFSRPQKKGRPIFGNLVEYGKIWRLGANEATELEFFRPVTVGGKTIPKGRYTLYAIPSETKWTVILNKQTDIWGAYKYEPQLDVVRTEVPVNAAPEEIEAFSMVFEKAAGGANLLMGWDKTQVALPIRWADSKAVASAGSKSKAK, from the coding sequence ATGAATACGCTCAAATCACTCATCGTTATAGCCGGCCTGGCCGTGTGCAGCCTCGCCTCTTTTGCGCAGGACAAGAAAATGCCGCCCGTAGACCCCAGTCCCATGGACATGGCCTACTACCCCGTCATGTTCCCTTACGTGTGCAAGGTGAAAGGCGAGCCCGGCGCCCTCGTGGCCAGGGCCATCTTCAGCCGCCCGCAGAAAAAAGGCCGCCCCATCTTCGGCAACCTTGTGGAATACGGCAAGATCTGGCGCCTGGGCGCGAACGAAGCCACCGAGCTGGAGTTCTTCCGGCCCGTGACCGTAGGCGGTAAAACCATCCCGAAAGGCCGCTATACCCTCTACGCCATCCCCAGCGAAACCAAATGGACGGTGATCCTCAACAAACAAACCGACATTTGGGGCGCTTATAAATACGAGCCCCAGCTCGACGTGGTGCGTACCGAAGTGCCCGTGAACGCCGCTCCGGAAGAAATAGAAGCCTTCAGCATGGTATTCGAAAAAGCCGCCGGCGGGGCGAACCTGCTCATGGGCTGGGACAAAACCCAGGTAGCGCTGCCCATCCGCTGGGCCGACAGCAAGGCTGTAGCTTCCGCGGGATCGAAATCCAAAGCGAAATAA
- a CDS encoding TIGR02757 family protein, translated as MTTMKFQQLKEFLDAKAEHYDQPAFIAGDPISVPHRFTKLQDIEIAGLFAAILAWGNRTTIINKCTELMALFDNAPYDFVVNHDPRDRMKLMNFRHRTFNGLDLLYFVEFLQHYYSNMTSLEFAFSGYLQPEDVNVENALIGFQKMVFAMEHPDRTRKHISTPVRNSACKRLNMYLRWMVRPDKNGVDFGLWRQIAPAQLVCPVDIHVSRVAARLGLIQSADANWKTAVELTSQLRLMDPADPVKYDFALFGLGVIEKYV; from the coding sequence ATGACCACTATGAAGTTCCAGCAACTGAAAGAATTTTTGGATGCCAAGGCGGAGCACTACGACCAGCCGGCTTTCATCGCAGGCGACCCGATCAGCGTTCCGCACCGGTTTACGAAGCTCCAGGACATTGAGATCGCCGGCCTTTTCGCCGCCATCCTGGCCTGGGGGAACCGTACCACCATCATCAACAAGTGCACCGAGCTAATGGCGCTCTTCGACAACGCGCCCTATGATTTCGTCGTGAACCACGACCCGCGAGACCGGATGAAGCTCATGAACTTCAGGCACCGGACCTTCAACGGGCTGGACCTCCTCTATTTCGTGGAGTTCCTCCAGCACTATTATTCCAACATGACGTCCCTGGAATTCGCCTTCAGCGGATACCTCCAGCCGGAAGACGTTAACGTGGAAAACGCGCTCATCGGGTTCCAGAAAATGGTTTTTGCCATGGAACACCCCGACCGCACCCGCAAGCACATATCCACACCCGTGCGCAACAGCGCCTGCAAAAGGCTCAATATGTACCTGCGGTGGATGGTAAGGCCCGATAAAAATGGCGTGGATTTTGGACTATGGAGGCAAATTGCGCCCGCGCAGCTCGTTTGCCCGGTCGATATACACGTCAGCCGCGTGGCCGCCAGGCTCGGCCTTATCCAGAGCGCAGACGCCAACTGGAAAACCGCCGTCGAGCTCACCAGCCAGCTGCGACTGATGGATCCCGCCGATCCCGTGAAATACGATTTTGCGCTTTTCGGGCTGGGGGTCATCGAGAAATACGTTTGA
- a CDS encoding cystathionine gamma-synthase, with protein MKLGTKLIHAGVEPDPSTGAIMTPIFQTSTYVQAAPGDHKGYEYARTQNPTRHALQNALAAIENGKHGICFGSGLAATDAIIKLLSPGDEVVASSDLYGGTFRIFTKVFAKYGIKFHFADLQDASRLRGHLNAATKLIWLETPTNPMLNIIDIAACSAIAKEKGILLAVDNTFASPYLQNPLDLGADIVVHSATKYLGGHSDVVHGAVIVKDEALAQQLAFIQNSCGAVPGPQDCFLVLRGIKTLHVRMQRHCENGEAVARFLRDHPKVEKVYWCGFEDHPNHDIAKKQMRGFGGMISFTLKDDSMDAALKVLSGTHLFSLAESLGGVESLIGHPASMTHASIPREERLKNGLTDSLIRLSVGIEDVSDLIEDLKKAIG; from the coding sequence ATGAAGTTAGGTACCAAGCTGATCCATGCGGGCGTAGAACCGGACCCTTCCACCGGGGCCATCATGACGCCGATATTCCAGACCTCCACCTACGTACAGGCCGCTCCGGGCGACCATAAAGGCTACGAATACGCCCGGACGCAGAACCCTACGCGCCACGCGCTGCAGAACGCCCTGGCCGCCATTGAGAACGGAAAACACGGCATCTGCTTCGGCAGCGGCCTCGCGGCTACTGACGCTATTATAAAACTGCTGTCGCCCGGCGATGAAGTAGTGGCTTCCAGCGACTTATACGGCGGTACCTTCCGGATATTCACTAAAGTTTTCGCCAAATATGGTATCAAATTCCATTTCGCCGACCTGCAGGACGCGTCCCGGCTCCGCGGCCACCTCAATGCGGCCACGAAGCTCATCTGGCTGGAAACGCCCACCAATCCCATGCTCAATATCATTGATATCGCGGCCTGCTCGGCCATTGCGAAGGAAAAGGGCATCCTGCTGGCGGTCGACAATACCTTTGCCTCGCCTTATCTGCAGAACCCGCTGGACCTGGGTGCCGATATCGTCGTGCATTCCGCCACCAAATACCTCGGCGGGCACAGCGATGTGGTGCATGGCGCCGTGATCGTGAAAGACGAGGCGCTGGCCCAGCAACTGGCCTTTATCCAGAACAGCTGCGGCGCCGTTCCCGGGCCGCAGGATTGCTTCCTGGTGCTTCGGGGTATCAAAACCCTGCACGTACGCATGCAGCGCCATTGCGAAAACGGCGAGGCCGTGGCCCGCTTCCTCCGCGATCATCCCAAAGTGGAAAAAGTATATTGGTGCGGATTTGAAGACCATCCCAACCACGATATCGCCAAAAAGCAGATGCGCGGTTTCGGCGGCATGATCTCTTTTACCTTGAAAGACGACAGTATGGACGCAGCCCTGAAGGTCCTCAGCGGTACGCATCTCTTTTCCCTGGCGGAATCCCTGGGCGGCGTGGAAAGCCTCATCGGCCATCCGGCGTCGATGACACATGCCTCCATTCCCCGCGAAGAAAGGCTGAAAAACGGGCTGACGGACTCCCTGATCCGGTTGAGTGTAGGTATTGAAGATGTGTCGGATCTGATCGAAGACCTGAAAAAAGCCATCGGCTGA